Genomic segment of Triticum aestivum cultivar Chinese Spring chromosome 6A, IWGSC CS RefSeq v2.1, whole genome shotgun sequence:
GACATGTAAATGTGGTGTCCTGCAACTTCATAGCGGCGAATGCTCTCCTATACTCCTGGGCTATTTTGATCATCAAATGCGTTGAATTCCACCGTGTAAGAAAGTCCAGAGATAGGCTCTTTTTGAAAGCAATGCCTTCTTGTGCAACTATTTCCTTAAATTTCTGTTTCCGAGTGGGGGAGCTTCTAACAAACTTGATCATATTCTTTACAAGGTAAAAGATCGACCATGTAAAAGATCTCCTTTACAAGGTAGCAGATTCTTTCCTAGCAAATTGGATTTGATGTAGCGCACACACGAGTTGTTATTTGATGCATTGTCTAGCGTAACAGAGAATATCTTCTTTTGCAAACCCCAATGTTGTATGCATCCTAACATGATATTAAATAAATTTGTTCCATCATGTGGTGTTTGTGCCTCAGAAAACCAAATCACTCTTTTCTGCAATTTCCAGTTCTCACTAACAAAATGGCATGTTATACACATATAGCTATTGAGTTGACTTGAAGTCCACATGTCGGCGGTTAAACAGACACGGGAGGTTAAGTTCTGCATAGCCTCTCGAAGCTTTGTCCTTTGTTCATCAAATAGAAGGAGGCAATCAAGTGTTATTGTCATCCTAGACACCACCTCAAATGTTGGATTCAGACAATGCACGAATCGCCTAAACCCATCATATTCCACTATGGAGAATGGCAATTCATGAACGACAATCATCCTCATCAACTCCCAATGTGCTCTGTCGGGgtcatatttgttggggaacgttgcagaaaaaaaattcctacgtttcaccaagatcaatctatggagtcaactagcaacgagaggagactgcatctacatacccttgtagatcgcgagcggaagcgttcaagagaacggggatgatggagtcgtactcgccgtgatccaaatcaccgatgaccaagtgccgaacggacggcacctccacgttcaacacacgtacggagcggatgacgtctcctccttcttgatccagcaaggggggaggagaggttgatgaagatccagcagcacaacggcgtggtggtggatgcagcaatgatcgcagcagggcttcaccgagcttctgcgagagggagaggtatatcaggggagagggaggcgccaagacttgagggtgcggctgcccctccctcccccctttatataggccccctgggggggcgccggccctagagatgggatctcccaaggggtggcggcggccaaggggggtggagtgccccccaaggcaagtggaggcacccccaccctagggtttccaaccctaggcgcaggagggccaagggggggcgcaccagcccactatgggctggttcccctccccacttcagcccatggtgccctccgggatgggtggccccacccggtggacccccgggacccatccgatggtcccggtacaataccggtgaccccgaatctttcccgatagccgaaactacacttcctatatataactcttcacctccggaccattccggaactcctcgtgatgtccaggatctcatccgggactctgaacaactttcggattactttagactcatatctctacaaccctagcgtcaccgaaccttaagtatgtagaccctacgggttcgggagacacgtaggcatgaccgagacggctctccggccaatacaattatagcatgaataatagacaattatgatgaacaaggaaatataataatcattttattattgcctctagggcatatttccaatagtctcccacttgcactagagtcaatcatctagttacattgtgaagaattgaacacccatggaattctggtgttgatcatgttttgctctagggagaggtttagtcaacggatctgcgacattcagatccgtatgtactttacaaatatctatgtctccatcttgaacattttcacgaatggagttgaagcgacgcttgatgtgcctggtcttcttgtgaaacctgggctccttggcaagtgcaatagctccagtgttgtcacagaagagtttgatcgaccccgacgcattgggtatgactcctaggtcggtgatgaactccttcactcaaattgcttcatgcgctacctccgaggctgccatgtactccgcttcacatgtagatcccgccacgacgctctgcttgcagctgcaccagcttactgctccaccattcaacatatacacgtatccggtttgtgacttagagtcatccagatctatgtcgaagctagcgtcgatgtaaccctttacgacgagctcttcgtcccctccataaacaagaaacatgtccttagtccttttcaggtacttcaggatattcttgaccgctgtccagtgttccttgccgggattgctttggtaccttcctaccaaacttacggcaaggtttacatcaggtctggtacaagcatggcatacataatagaccctatggctgaggcataggggatgacactcatctcttctatatcttctgccgtggtcggacattgagctgagctcaatttcacaccttgtaacacaggcaagaaccccttcttagactgatccatattgaacttcgtcaatatcttatcaaggtatgtgctttgtgaaagacctatgaggcgtattgatctatctctatagatcttgatgcctaatatataagcagcttctccaaggtccttcattgaaaaactcttattcaagtaggccttaatgttgtccaaaagttctatatcatttcccatcaaaagtatgtcatctacatataatatgagaaatgctacagagctcccactcactttcttgtaaatgcaggcttctccataagtctgcataaacccaaatgctttgatcatctcatcaaagcgaatgttccaactccgagatgcttgcaccagcccataaatcgagcgttggagcttgcacaccttgtcagcattcttaggatcgacaaaacctttcggttgcatcatatacaattcttccttaaggaaaccattaaggaatgccgttttgatgtccatttgccatatctcataatcatagaatgcggcaattgctaacatgattcggacggacttcagcttcgctacgggtgagaaagtctcatcgtagtcaaccccttgaacttgtcgataacccttagcgacaagccgatctttatagatggtcacattaccatccgcgtctgtcttcttcttaaagatccatttattttctatggctctccgatcaacgggcaagtcagtcaaagtccatacttcattttcatacatggatcctatctcggatttcatggcttccagccatttgtcggaatctgggcccgccattgcttcttcatagttcgaaggttcaccgttgtctaacaacatgatttccaagacagggttaccgtaccactctggtgcggaacgtgtccttgtggaccgacgaagttcagtagcaacttgatctgaagtttcatgatcatcatcatcaacttcctctctagtcggtgcatgcacctcaggaacattttcttgagctgcggcacttaccggttcaagaggtaatacttcatcaagttctaccttcctcccacttatttctttcgagagaaactctttctctagaaaggaccgattcttggcaacaaagatcttgccttcggatctgaggtagaaggtatacccaacagtttctttagggtatcctatgaagacgcatttttccgacttgggttcgagcttttcaggttgaagtttcatgacataagcatcgcatccccaaacttttagaaatgacagcttaggtttcttcccaaaccataattcatatggtgtcgtctcaatggatttcgacggagccctatttaaagtgaatgcggcagtctctaaagcgtagccccaaaatgatagcggtaaatcggtaagagacatcatagatcgcaccatatctaatagagtgcgattatgatgttcggacacaccattacgctgaggtgttccaggtggcgtgagttgtgaaactattccacattttcttaagtgtgtgccaaattcgtgactcaagtattctcccccatgatctgatcgcaagaacttgattttcctgtcacgttgattctcaacctcactctgtaattccttgaacttttcaaaggtctcagacttgtgtttcattaaataggcatacccatatctactcaagtcatcagtgagggtgagaacataacgatagccaccgcgagcctcaacactcattggaccgcacacatcagtatgtatgatttccaataagttggttgctcgctccattgttcctgagaacggagtcttggtcattttacccatgaggcatggttcgcacgtgtcaaatgattcgtaatcaagagactctaaaagtccatctgcatggagcttcttcatgcgtttgacacctatgtgaccaaggcggcagtgccacaagtatgtgggactatcattatcaaccttacatcttttgttattcacactatgaatatgtgtagcattacgctcgagattcattaagaataaaccattcaccatcggagcatgaccataaaacatatctctcacataaatagaacaaccattattctcggatttaaatgagtagccatctcgaattaaacgagatcctaatacaatgttcatgctcaaagctggcactaaataacaattattgagatttaaaactaatctcgtaggtaaatgtagaggtagcgtgccgacggcgatcacatcgaccttggaaccattcccgacgcgcatcgtcacctcgtccttcgccagtctccgcttattctgcagctcctgctttgagttacaaatgtgagcaaccgcaccggtatcaaatacccaggagctactacgagtactggtaaggtacacatcaattacatgtatatacatataccttttgtgatgtcggccttcttgtccgctaagtatttggggcagttccgcttctagtgaccacttcccttgcaataaaagcactcagtctcgggcttgggtccattctttggcttcttcccgacagcttgcttaccgggtgcggcaactcccttgccatccttcttgaagttcttcttacccttgactttcttgaacttagtggttttattcaccatcaacacttgatgttcctttttgacttctacctctgctgatttcagcattgaatatacctcaggaatggtcttttccatcccctgcatattgaagttcatcacaaagctcttgtagtttggtggaagcgactgaaggattctgtcaatgaccgcgtcattcgggagattaactcccagctgagtcaagcggttatgcaacccaggcattgtgagtatgtgctcactgacagaactattttcctccatcttacagctgaagaacttgtcggagacttcatatctctcgacccgggcatgagcttggaaaaccattttcagctcttcgaacatctcatatgctccatgtcgctcaaaacgcttttggagccccggttctaagccgtaaagcatgccgcactgaacgagggagtaatcatcagcacatgtctgccaagcattcataacgtcttggttctgtgggacgggtgcgtcacctagcggtgcttctaggatataatatttcttggcagctatgaggatgatcctcaggttccagacccagtccatatagttgctgccatcgtctttcagcttggttttctctaggaacgcgttgaagttgaggacaacattggccatttgatctacaagacatattgtaaagattttagactaagttcatgataattaagttcatctaatcaaattattcaatgaactcccactcatatagacatccctccagtcatctaagtataacatgatccgagttaactaggccgtgtccgatcatcacgtgagatggactagttaacatcggtgaacatcttcatgttaatcgtatcttctatactagtcatgttcgacctttcggtcttctgtgttccgaggccatgtctgtacatgctaggctcgtcaagtcaacctaagtgtttgcatgtgtaaatctgtcttacacccgttgtatgtgaacgttggaatctatcacacccgatcatcacgtggtgcttcgaaacaacgaactgtcgcaacggcgcacagttaaggggaacactttcttgaaattattatgagggatcatcttatttactaccatcgttctaagtaaacaagatgcaaaaacatgataaacatcacatgcaatcaaataatagtgacatgatatggccaatatcatatagctcctttgatctccatcttggggctccatgatcatcttgtcaccggcatgacaccatgatctccatcatcatgatctccatcatcgtgtctccatgaagttgctcgccaactattacttctactactatggctaacacgtttagcaataaagtaaagtaatttacatggcgtttctcaatgacacacaggtcatacaaaaaataaagacaacttctatggctcctaccggttgtcatactcatcgacatgcaagtcgtgattcctattacatgaacatgatctcatacatcacatatatatcattcatcattcatcacaactttggccatatcacatcacatggcacttgctgcaaaaacaagttagacgtcctctaattgttgttgcaagttttactggCTGCAATAGGgtgctagcaagaacgttttcttacctacgtaaaagccacaacgtgatttgtcaacttctatttacccttcataaggacccttttcgccGAATCCGCTcgaactaaagtgggagagacagacacccgctagccaccttatgcaactggtgcatgtcagtcggtggaatctgtctcacgtaagcatgcgtgtaaggtcggtccaggccgcttcatcccacaataccgctgaagcaaaataagactagtagcggcaatgaagttgacaacatctacgcccacaacaaattgtgttctactcatgcaaagagaactacgcatagacctagctcatgatgccactgttggggaacgttgcagaaaacaaaaaaatttcctacgtttcaccaagatcaatctatggagtcaactagcaacaagaggagagtgcatctacatacccttgtagatcgcgagcagaagcgttcaagagaacggggttgatggagtcgtactcgccgtgatccaaatcaccgatgaccaagtgccgaacggacgacacctccgcgttcaacacacctacggagcggatgacgtctcctccttcttgatccagcaaggggggaggagaagttgatgaagatctagcagcacaacggcgtggtggtggatgcagcaatggtcgtagcagggcttcgccgagcttctacgagagggagaggtgtagtaggggagagggaggcgccaagacttgagggtgcggctgcccctccctcccccctttatataggccccctgggggggcgccggccctggagatgggatctcccaagggggggggggcggccaaggggggtggagtgccccccaaggcaagtggaggtgcccccaccctagggtttccaaccctaggcgcagggggcccaagggggggtgcaccagcccactatgggctggttcccctccccacttcagcccatggggccctccaggatgggtggccccacccggtggacccccgggacccatccggtggtcccggtacaataccggtgaccccgaatctttcccgatagccgaaactacacttcctatatataattcttcacctctggaccattccggaactcctcatgacatccaggatctcatccgggactccaaacaactttcggattactgcatactcatatctctacaaccctagcttcaccgaaccttaagtgtgtagaccctacgggttcgggagacacgtagacatgaccgagacggctcaccggccaataaccaacagcgggatctggatacccatgttggctcccacatgctcctcgatgatctcatcggatgaaccacgatgtcgaggattcaagcaaccccgtatacaattccctttgtcaatcggtacgttactttcccgagactcgatcgtcggtatcccaataccttgttcagtctcgttaccggcaagtcactttactcgtaccgtaatgcatgatcccgtgatcaaccacttgatcacattgagcttattatggtgatgcattaccgagtgggcccaagagatacctctccgtcatacggagtgacaaatcccagtctcgattcgtgccaacccaacagacacgttCAGaaacacctgtaatgtacctttatagtcacccagttacgttgtgacgtgtggcacacccaaagcactcctacggtatccgggagttgcacaatctcatggtctaaggaaatgatacttgacattcagaaaagctacagcaaacaaactacacgatctttgagctaagcttaggattgagtcttgtccatcacatcattctcctaatgatgtgatcccattatcaatgacatccccatgtccatagccaggaaaccatgactatctgttgatcaacgagctagtcaactagaggctcactagggacacattttggtctatgtattcacacatgtattacgatttccggataatacaattatagcatgaataatagacaattatcatgaaaaaggaaatataataatcattttattattgcctttagggcatatttccaacaatatttcCATTTTTCTACACTGTTTGGATTAGGTTGTGGCATGGCTGATTTAACCGAGTCGAGAAACTCATTGACCTTGGCTCTTTCCTCACAAACTAACAAATGCCTGATGCATTGACTAGTACCAGCTATTCTTGTATAAATAAAAACTCTCTTGCAATATTTACAGTGTGCTTCCTTGATTTTGTTGCCGTCATACACAGGATCATAATCATTCCAGATTTCAGATTTAAGTTTCCTTCTTTTTCTTTTATGTGAAAGACCTAAGGAATTTGAGATGAACAAATAACTTATGCCAAGACATTTGCGATATGCGCACAATTGACATTAAAACTTAACGTGTGTGCAGAATAGACATTAAAACTTACGAGGAATCTGAGGCAGTGTTAGCGACGATCGTTTCACACCTAATCTTGGAGATGCCTGAGATAACACGACATTAACCCCTGGGGATCCCACTATGGGCACCAGTAACGGTGACCTCAGCCTCTTCTTTGCGAGTCTTTGCTTTTCTCCTGAGTAACCTGTTTTCAATCatacaaataatgcataagtaagaGCACAATTTTCAATTAATTTGTATCTGGTTGCAAACAATACTGGGCCCAATTGCAAATAATATAGAAGTTAACATTTGCATTTCCAATCTCTACATCTAGTAGTTCTTGAGCTCTCATGTATGTAAACATATGAACTATTCGAAAGAACTATCTCAGTTCACCCTCTCTCTGTCCAAGCTACTATtataaacagagagtagatgaCCCATCAAGATTAAAAGGCAAGGGAGCTACATGTACCTTGGTGAGGATCTTGGGTCATTGGGACAAGGGAACAAAGTGTTGCAGCTGCATCGACTTCATCAGTTGACACATGCCCTTTGTTCTTGGATGCATGCCCTTTGTTCTTGGAGGATAGGAAAGGGCGCGGCAAGGTTGCAGGAGCCCTTGCTGAAGCGGAAGGTGACGAAACAGCAGCTCCAATCAAGGAGGGAAGCGACGGAGAAACCACAGCTTTAGCATGTGAGGGAGGCATTTTGCGGGCTATTTttgcggggcggcgtggcggccgAGCGGGATGTCCCGCGCCGCTTGCACCCTGACTGTCAGTGCAGGGAAGCATCGGCACGTTCACGTACGGCGCAGAGTAGCCACTAGCGTCTCCCCTCCTCGCCGGCCCCGCTACCTTTACATTGACGGGGACGGGGATCCTGCCGGGAAAGTATCTCGTGCACCGGGGCTTGTCATGCTACCGGTGCACCCGACATCGTATCACgttaaatgtttcaaaaaatctgaaaaaaatgtaGTACATTGGCACGACATCGGTCTATGTTGTCGTAAAATTTCAACTCAAAATTCGAAACACTGCATGGGatacaaaaatgataaatttgGCATCAATGTaataatgggccaaatctaaagcccaagttGTGTTATGTACTATTCAGTTTCTACTTTGTGATTTTTGTACCCCAGGCAATGTTACGAATTTGAATTGAAATTTGATGACAATATAAATAGATGTTGTGTGAATGTGCTAAAAaaatttcaaatattttcaaacactTTCAAATGCGATATGGTagtccggtgcaccggtagcaccataAGCCCCGGTGCACCAGATACTTTCCCGGATCCTGCCAGCTAGGCATGGCCTGATCCAGGATCTCAAGGCCTTAATGCCCGCCAGAGCTAGTGATTTCGATCATACCCGATCTTTCGTTTTGACCGTGACCGGACCATTGTCGGTCTTGGGTGGAATTAGTTACTGGGTGCAGTCTGTGGCTCTGGCCAGAGCGCAGAGGAGGCATATCCACTGCCAATGCAAACGGCacaatcgaagaagaagaagatcccATTTTGTCTCTCTAGAATTCAAGCCCTCTCCTCTGCATGCATTTCGAAGGGAAAACGATTAGTACCGGAAGCTAGTAGTTATTACTGGTAAGCAACCGCTCCCGGCCATGATCGATTGCCATTCGTGTATGGTGATGGAGGCAGCTTCGCCAAATGGCCATGATCGGAGTGTTTCTCGATGGTCAATTACCTCATTGGAGCAATAGAGTTAACAGTGCATCGAGCATTGAAGTGCCGTACGTGCCTAAAGATCACTGCGTATATTGGACAAAAGCGTGTGCCTGTGTGCATCCTCGATGAACCACGGCTGCCCACATCTTCAAGTAAACTACATTACGGTCCTCGTATTAGTTGGCGCGTAACATCATGgtcatgaaaatttatgaaatgcTCCAATACAGTCCTGAAAGACGAGAAAACGTAAGTATGGCCCTGGCCACACCTCCTAATACTTGCAATGATCACACGATGCCCCGTCAGCATACAGTAGATAGGCGGACCCGATATGTCAGCACGCGAGTGTGAAGGAATAACAAAATAAGTTACAGCACGAAAGGTTCTAACCCGAGCAAGCCCAAGCAAACCTGATGACACAACTCtaatcttacattcttaagaagttgcttcCCACTTCTACCAATTCTCTCAACAAACACACTATACACATCATCTTCATGCCACGTCAGCGTTCACATGACTCTAATTCTTAACATGCATGTGCCATGTCATCCTGCAGTCACCACTCACCAGCATACAAAACGGACTGTGGACCAGCCCTGATCGTTTTGTCTGCCACTTGCCAGGTTGATTATTTCCCTCAACCCAAACTTCTTGCGTCTGGGCTTTTTCGCCCCGCATGTTGCCTCGGATGACTCGACTTGATTTATTGTCGTTGGGCTGTACTACAACACGCATCATACTCAGGCCTACATCTTCCCATCCGATTCCCTTCCCCTACCTGAGTCGCTCACCTTCCCGTCCGATCCCCTTCCCCTGCAGGCTACAATCTTGGCAACTGAATAGGCGATGGTCCCTTCAGCTCTCCCCTCCGATCTGAAACGGTGCGCGGTTTCATGAACTACAAGTGGGAAATTAAGAGCACCAAGCAGCACTACTCCTCTTCCGGTtgtctatatatggtagatttttCTCTCCAA
This window contains:
- the LOC123129767 gene encoding uncharacterized protein produces the protein MTQDPHQGYSGEKQRLAKKRLRSPLLVPIVGSPGVNVVLSQASPRLGVKRSSLTLPQIPRLSHKRKRRKLKSEIWNDYDPVYDGNKIKEAHCKYCKRVFIYTRIAGTSQCIRHLLVCEERAKVNEFLDSVKSAMPQPNPNSELYNGSEHQFLSSFRT